In a genomic window of Vigna angularis cultivar LongXiaoDou No.4 chromosome 6, ASM1680809v1, whole genome shotgun sequence:
- the LOC108344765 gene encoding probable serine/threonine-protein kinase PBL2, whose amino-acid sequence MGNTCAKGKPIAHVSSSNFSGNKRPASKPRQDSNSSAQNHAPKTSESNVPVSISSSLKSFSLNDLKEATKNFRKENLIGEGGFGRVFKGWIDENSYGPTRPGTGIVVAIKNLKPESFQGHSEWLAEVSYLGQHQHDNLVKLIGYCLEGKNRLLVYEFMQKGSLENHLFRKGVQPMAWVTRVNIAIGVARGLAFLHSLDQNVIFRDLKASNILLDSDFNAKLSDFGLARDGPTGDNTHVSTRVIGTQGYAAPEYVATGHLAPRSDVYSFGVVLLELLTGRRAVEDDRPGFSDETLVDWAKPFLSDNRRVLRIMDTRLGGQYSKKGAMAAAALALQCLNTDPKFRPPMVEVLAALEVLNCSNSFSRTPPRPESHATKNSAGHSQK is encoded by the exons ATGGGAAACACTTGTGCGAAAGGAAAACCGATTGCTCATGTATCTTCCTCCAATTTTTCTG GAAACAAGAGGCCTGCAAGTAAGCCAAGGCAGGATTCAAATTCTTCTGCACAAAATCATGCTCCAAAAACTTCAGAATCAAATGTTCCCGTATCCATCTCTAGTAGCTTAAAGTCCTTCAGCTTGAATGATCTAAAGGAGGCCACTAAAAATTTCAGGAAAGAAAATTTGATCGGAGAGGGAGGATTTGGGCGTGTCTTCAAAGGATGGATTGATGAGAATTCATATGGTCCCACAAGACCAGGCACTGGAATTGTGGTGGCCATTAAAAATCTTAAACCAGAAAGTTTTCAAGGCCACAGCGAATGGCTT GCAGAAGTCAGTTATCTTGGGCAGCATCAGCATGACAATTTGGTGAAACTTATTGGTTATTGTTTGGAGGGTAAAAACAGGCTTCTGGTTTATGAGTTCATGCAGAAAGGAAGTTTGGAGAATCATTTATTCCGAA AAGGTGTTCAACCTATGGCTTGGGTTACAAGGGTCAACATTGCAATTGGTGTAGCAAGAGGACTAGCATTCTTACATTCCCTGGATCAAAATGTCATCTTTCGTGATTTAAAGGCTTCCAATATCCTACTTGATTCA GACTTCAATGCAAAGCTTTCAGATTTTGGCTTGGCAAGGGATGGTCCAACTGGAGATAATACTCATGTTTCAACTCGAGTAATAGGAACTCAAGGCTATGCTGCACCAGAGTATGTTGCTACAG GTCACCTGGCACCAAGAAGTGATGTATACAGCTTTGGTGTAGTGTTGTTAGAGTTGCTTACTGGTAGGCGTGCTGTGGAAGATGACAGACCTGGATTTTCAGATGAAACCTTGGTGGATTGGGCAAAGCCATTTTTGAGTGACAACAGAAGAGTTTTGAGAATAATGGACACAAGGTTGGGGGGTCAATACTCTAAGAAAGGGGCAATGGCTGCAGCTGCACTTGCACTGCAATGCCTCAACACTGACCCCAAATTTAGACCCCCTATGGTGGAAGTTCTAGCAGCATTGGAAGTGCTTAATTGCTCAAACTCATTCTCAAGAACACCACCAAGACCTGAGAGCCATGCAACCAAAAATTCTGCTGGTCATTCTCAAAAGTAA